The following coding sequences lie in one Deltaproteobacteria bacterium genomic window:
- a CDS encoding protein kinase: MAADEPDTGEAPAPPTAAPAQIRAAIKARVLAASLGGAAPQRPPPSIDGRYRLLHELGRGGMGTVWAAEVLPIGKRVALKLLRGRHGDGGGRLLREARAASALRHDHIVRVDDFGIDPEAGPYLVMELLQGHSLAVEIARHAPLPWPRVAGILVQLAEALAAAHRAGIVHRDLKPANVFLVAREGGLDHCKLLDFGLCKPLPAAEFDGTLTAGDMRMGTPGYMAPEQIRGEALDGRADAYALGCIAFELLTAEVPFAELPRSELPKAHLERAPPSLRAMVPTLPAAAAQLLEQLLAKTPEQRFDDLSTFASALRGLVDAHLRRDVTVPADGPADGSAAVPAASTAPRRRTAIAIAVVLTLGFGVGALGALLTQRPAPAVTDDDAAPAPATAPALEAAITPHRSIAPATAPRSPPSPQPAASTPSSDVTRGAIESTPPPRRTRAGARRPTVAPAPQSTAIPSASEPTAAPAPKPTLVDGIRDPFDAL, encoded by the coding sequence GTGGCGGCCGACGAACCCGACACCGGGGAGGCACCGGCGCCGCCGACCGCAGCGCCGGCCCAGATCCGCGCCGCGATCAAGGCCCGCGTGCTCGCGGCGTCGCTTGGTGGCGCGGCCCCGCAGCGTCCGCCGCCGAGCATCGATGGGCGCTACCGCCTGCTGCACGAGCTCGGTCGCGGCGGCATGGGCACGGTGTGGGCCGCCGAGGTGCTGCCGATCGGCAAGCGTGTGGCGCTCAAGCTGCTGCGTGGTCGCCACGGCGACGGCGGTGGTCGATTGCTGCGCGAGGCCCGGGCGGCCTCGGCCCTGCGCCACGATCACATCGTGCGGGTCGACGACTTCGGGATCGATCCCGAGGCCGGCCCCTATCTCGTGATGGAGCTGCTGCAGGGGCACTCGCTCGCCGTCGAGATCGCTCGGCACGCGCCGCTGCCGTGGCCGCGGGTCGCGGGCATCCTCGTGCAGCTGGCCGAAGCGCTCGCGGCAGCCCATCGCGCCGGCATCGTCCACCGCGACCTCAAGCCCGCCAACGTGTTCCTCGTGGCGCGCGAGGGCGGCCTCGATCACTGCAAGCTGCTCGACTTCGGGCTGTGCAAGCCGCTGCCCGCGGCCGAGTTCGATGGCACCCTGACCGCCGGTGACATGCGCATGGGCACGCCCGGCTACATGGCACCCGAGCAGATTCGCGGTGAGGCACTCGATGGTCGCGCCGATGCCTACGCACTCGGATGCATTGCGTTCGAGCTGCTCACCGCAGAGGTGCCCTTCGCCGAGCTCCCGCGCAGCGAGCTGCCCAAGGCACACCTCGAGCGCGCGCCGCCGTCGCTGCGTGCGATGGTGCCGACGCTGCCCGCCGCGGCGGCGCAGCTGCTCGAGCAACTGCTGGCGAAGACGCCCGAGCAGCGCTTCGATGATCTCTCGACGTTCGCAAGCGCGCTACGCGGCCTCGTCGACGCTCACCTGCGTCGTGACGTGACCGTACCCGCCGATGGGCCTGCCGACGGATCCGCAGCCGTGCCCGCGGCCAGCACCGCGCCGCGGCGGCGAACTGCGATCGCGATCGCGGTCGTGCTCACGCTCGGCTTCGGTGTCGGTGCGCTCGGGGCCCTGCTCACGCAGCGCCCCGCACCGGCCGTGACCGACGACGATGCCGCCCCGGCCCCCGCGACCGCGCCCGCGCTCGAGGCCGCGATCACACCCCATCGATCGATCGCGCCCGCGACTGCGCCGCGCTCACCACCATCACCACAGCCGGCGGCGAGCACACCGTCGTCCGACGTGACGCGCGGCGCCATCGAGTCAACGCCCCCGCCGCGTCGCACACGGGCCGGCGCGCGACGGCCCACCGTCGCGCCGGCTCCCCAATCGACGGCGATACCGTCCGCGTCCGAGCCCACCGCCGCGCCGGCGCCCAAGCCCACGCTCGTCGATGGCATCCGCGATCCCTTCGACGCGCTGTAG
- a CDS encoding sigma-70 family RNA polymerase sigma factor codes for MERGDDELLAAWRAGEAEAAEALFERHFDPLYRFFRNKADAAADELVQRTLLACFEGGAGFRGDSSFRTWLFAIARNQLLVFFAQQRRAERIEPGNDSVAAIAASPSSLLHRDHEQTLVLNALRRLPIDHQILLELFYWEQCSGRELADVLGVPEGTIRTRLRRARELLVQEVEALGARPELVHSTITDLDAWAAGLRGLRRSP; via the coding sequence GTGGAGCGGGGGGACGACGAGTTGCTCGCGGCGTGGCGCGCGGGCGAGGCCGAGGCCGCCGAGGCGCTGTTCGAACGCCACTTCGACCCGCTCTACCGCTTCTTCCGCAACAAGGCCGACGCCGCCGCAGACGAGCTGGTGCAGCGCACGTTGCTGGCGTGCTTCGAGGGCGGCGCGGGCTTCCGCGGCGACAGCAGCTTTCGCACGTGGCTGTTCGCGATCGCCCGCAATCAGCTGCTGGTGTTCTTCGCCCAGCAGCGCCGCGCCGAGCGGATCGAGCCCGGCAACGACAGCGTGGCCGCGATTGCGGCCTCACCGTCGTCGCTGCTGCACCGCGATCACGAGCAGACACTGGTCCTGAACGCGCTTCGACGGCTGCCGATCGACCACCAGATCCTGCTCGAGCTGTTCTACTGGGAGCAGTGCAGCGGTCGCGAACTCGCCGACGTGTTGGGCGTGCCCGAGGGCACCATCCGCACACGACTCCGACGCGCACGCGAGCTGCTGGTCCAGGAGGTCGAGGCGCTGGGCGCTCGGCCGGAGCTGGTGCACTCGACCATCACCGACCTCGACGCGTGGGCGGCGGGTCTGCGTGGGCTGCGGAGGTCGCCGTGA
- a CDS encoding OmpA family protein — protein MWSSSIPSIVQVALATAPAPEAGTVETFQYTVVDGDTCAAIAKRFYGDAKRYDIIHQYNPGMGPTPHHLEAGRMLLLPRVATAQGSGPDAEVTGTRRSVEAKAANADAWDAAAIGLDLFRGWRVNTLARAWAELTFRDTSVLELRENTLVIIFGASQNTARRMTTSATLDRGALRSRLGELAGGATLKVESPSAQTELVGGKALVTVDDGGTSRVANHGTGRATVRGRGPSKLEVKVASRMGSKVEPRKAPSKPKPLPPPPAWAADQFSGFVSIGARGASVVAAWQPEPKAASYRIELARKPDGRDVVADAIAPREVSRVELHGLPPGDYWLSVASIDDDAFEGVPNDAHAVHVTTATLTLPDGTVFAPAAAVDDALPPPLRVPAGTVISGAQGSTCIAPDGSATEVLATAGAAAVRCNDAAPLSIEVVPWAVVAEGGDASGSVSVQRGAEVELTLTLSSGEFVPSTIDAATSAGHHADTPVRDASGHWHVRVRADRDAADGTLTLTTGAAPHTIEIGRVSLLAHDGPIAVAPSPARGRLRWIERWAPERGQWELGVWGGVMVPSGSLELFEADIDLPNQGWSRLRKPAADLGLRAGYFPLRVLGVEIEGGAMPARTVGDRAATLYGVRGHVMVRLGFSSVVPFVLAGAGAFGVSSRRSALGKDIDAALHFGAGIEVFMHRYVALRLDVRDVVTAKRGVDRGVTGTLEALLGVSVTLGRKRTAPPVRGDASPRVGPGAGDEVRDAAARPGCRPGQQGCHGGTVLIDGGSTPPVVAPTPASAPPVGEPASSEPASSEPAPSDRDGDGIVDGDDRCVEQPETRNGFEDADGCPDAVPSELAAFTGTLEGIAFDLDRDTITPASKPVLERAAALLEKFPGAKVEISGHTDATGSREHNLDLSRRRAEAVAKWLADAGIDAARMTTRGAGPDEPIAENRTAKGRAKNRRIEFHLAPP, from the coding sequence ATGTGGTCGTCATCCATCCCCAGCATCGTCCAAGTGGCGCTCGCGACCGCGCCGGCGCCCGAGGCCGGCACCGTCGAGACGTTCCAGTACACCGTGGTCGACGGCGACACCTGTGCCGCGATCGCCAAGCGCTTCTACGGCGACGCGAAGCGCTACGACATCATCCACCAGTACAACCCCGGCATGGGCCCCACGCCGCATCACCTCGAGGCGGGGCGCATGTTGTTGCTGCCGCGGGTCGCGACCGCCCAGGGCTCCGGCCCCGACGCCGAGGTCACCGGCACGCGCCGCAGCGTCGAGGCCAAGGCCGCCAACGCCGACGCGTGGGACGCCGCCGCCATCGGCCTCGATCTCTTCCGTGGCTGGCGTGTGAACACGCTGGCGCGCGCGTGGGCCGAGCTGACCTTCCGCGACACCTCGGTGCTCGAGCTGCGCGAGAACACCTTGGTCATCATCTTCGGCGCCAGTCAGAACACCGCGCGTCGGATGACGACCTCGGCGACGCTCGATCGCGGGGCCTTGCGATCGCGCCTGGGCGAGCTCGCCGGTGGCGCGACGCTGAAGGTCGAGAGCCCGAGCGCGCAGACCGAGTTGGTCGGCGGCAAGGCACTGGTCACCGTCGACGACGGCGGTACCTCGCGGGTGGCCAACCACGGCACCGGTCGCGCGACGGTGCGGGGGCGCGGCCCGTCGAAGCTCGAGGTCAAGGTCGCCAGTCGCATGGGCTCGAAGGTCGAGCCGCGCAAGGCCCCGAGCAAGCCCAAGCCGCTGCCGCCGCCGCCGGCGTGGGCCGCCGATCAGTTCAGCGGATTCGTCTCGATCGGTGCCCGCGGTGCCAGTGTGGTGGCGGCGTGGCAGCCCGAGCCCAAGGCCGCATCGTACCGCATCGAGTTGGCGCGCAAGCCCGACGGTCGCGACGTGGTCGCCGACGCGATCGCGCCGCGCGAGGTCTCGCGCGTCGAGCTGCACGGCCTGCCGCCCGGCGACTACTGGCTGTCGGTGGCGTCGATCGACGATGATGCGTTCGAGGGCGTCCCCAACGACGCGCACGCCGTACACGTCACCACTGCGACGTTGACCTTGCCCGATGGCACCGTGTTCGCGCCGGCGGCTGCGGTCGACGACGCCCTGCCACCGCCGCTGCGCGTGCCGGCCGGCACCGTGATCTCCGGCGCGCAGGGCTCGACCTGCATCGCGCCCGACGGCAGCGCGACCGAGGTGCTCGCGACTGCCGGCGCCGCGGCCGTGCGCTGCAACGACGCCGCGCCGCTGTCGATCGAAGTGGTGCCGTGGGCGGTGGTCGCCGAGGGCGGTGACGCGAGCGGCAGCGTGTCGGTGCAGCGCGGCGCCGAGGTCGAGCTGACACTGACGCTGAGCTCGGGTGAGTTCGTGCCGTCGACGATCGACGCCGCGACCTCGGCAGGTCATCACGCCGACACGCCGGTGCGCGATGCGTCGGGGCACTGGCACGTGCGCGTGCGGGCCGATCGCGATGCCGCCGACGGTACGCTCACGCTGACCACCGGCGCAGCGCCGCACACGATCGAGATCGGGCGCGTGTCGCTGCTGGCCCATGATGGCCCGATCGCGGTCGCACCTTCGCCCGCGCGTGGACGACTGCGGTGGATCGAGCGCTGGGCCCCCGAGCGCGGCCAGTGGGAGCTCGGCGTGTGGGGTGGCGTGATGGTGCCGTCGGGCAGCCTCGAGCTGTTCGAGGCCGACATCGACCTGCCGAACCAAGGCTGGTCGCGCCTGCGCAAGCCAGCCGCGGATCTCGGGCTACGCGCGGGCTACTTCCCGCTGCGCGTGCTGGGTGTCGAGATCGAAGGTGGGGCGATGCCGGCGCGGACCGTGGGCGATCGCGCAGCCACGCTCTACGGCGTGCGCGGTCATGTGATGGTGCGGCTGGGCTTCTCGAGCGTGGTGCCGTTCGTGCTCGCGGGTGCTGGCGCGTTCGGGGTCTCGAGCCGGCGCTCGGCGCTGGGCAAGGACATCGACGCGGCGCTGCACTTCGGTGCCGGCATCGAGGTGTTCATGCACCGCTACGTCGCGCTGCGGCTCGACGTTCGCGACGTCGTCACCGCCAAGCGCGGCGTCGACAGGGGCGTCACGGGCACGCTCGAGGCGCTGCTCGGCGTGTCCGTCACACTCGGTCGCAAGCGCACCGCGCCGCCGGTACGAGGCGACGCTTCGCCGCGTGTCGGCCCCGGCGCGGGTGACGAGGTGCGCGACGCCGCTGCACGACCCGGGTGTCGGCCGGGGCAGCAGGGCTGCCACGGCGGCACCGTGCTGATCGATGGTGGGTCGACGCCTCCGGTCGTAGCTCCGACGCCCGCGAGCGCGCCGCCGGTGGGCGAGCCCGCGTCGAGCGAGCCCGCGTCGAGCGAGCCCGCACCCAGCGATCGCGACGGCGATGGCATCGTCGATGGCGACGATCGCTGCGTCGAGCAGCCGGAGACCCGCAACGGCTTCGAGGACGCAGACGGCTGCCCCGACGCGGTGCCGAGCGAGCTCGCGGCGTTCACTGGCACGCTCGAGGGCATCGCCTTCGATCTCGATCGCGACACCATCACGCCCGCCTCGAAGCCGGTGCTCGAACGCGCGGCGGCGCTGCTGGAGAAGTTCCCCGGCGCGAAGGTCGAGATCTCGGGACACACGGATGCGACCGGCTCGCGTGAGCACAACCTCGATCTCTCGCGGCGGCGCGCCGAAGCGGTCGCGAAGTGGCTGGCCGACGCGGGCATCGACGCCGCACGGATGACGACGCGGGGCGCGGGGCCCGACGAGCCGATCGCGGAGAACCGCACCGCCAAGGGCCGCGCGAAGAACCGTCGCATCGAGTTCCACCTGGCACCGCCGTAG
- a CDS encoding serine/threonine protein kinase — translation MSRRPDNLPAGTIVGDRYRVEAPLGEGGMGRVYQATQLNLGRRVALKVLLPGIFESSSGVDRFMREARVAAVLHHPCAVEIYDVGVDENLVFIAMELLSGAVLRSLMAEGVPMPLGDAVELAAQLADLLVATHAISLVHRDLKPENIFVEPPLRARVVDFGLAFIDGGAELGRMTREGLVVGTPAYLAPEQAQGLHVGPPADIYAFGCVLYELVTGVPPFRGSQVNVLTQHLYVAPTRPRERAPEVGIPGELDELVVQMMAKREADRPVASDVLAQLSLVRRTLTGERHRGRDALPLQGRAARMVSVKPVQQTLTDGELPLTIELPRDGVRLAIVGRLTHEETLSLASNGIEPIALDDGVDPRAELIDVVLAIGQPPERLARLTATGVPVVATTLAGEVDQLATLLRLGVREVLVLPIRIDDLARKVRRLFDRAGREQRS, via the coding sequence TTGAGCCGCCGCCCCGACAACCTGCCCGCCGGTACGATCGTCGGCGACCGCTACCGCGTCGAGGCTCCGCTGGGCGAGGGCGGGATGGGTCGCGTCTACCAGGCGACCCAGCTCAACCTCGGTCGTAGAGTCGCGCTCAAGGTGCTGCTGCCCGGCATCTTCGAGAGCAGCAGCGGCGTCGACCGCTTCATGCGCGAGGCCCGGGTCGCGGCGGTGCTCCACCACCCCTGCGCAGTCGAGATCTACGACGTCGGCGTCGACGAGAACCTGGTGTTCATCGCAATGGAGCTGCTGAGCGGCGCGGTGCTACGCAGCCTCATGGCCGAGGGCGTGCCGATGCCGCTCGGCGACGCAGTCGAGCTCGCGGCCCAGCTCGCCGACCTGTTGGTCGCCACCCACGCCATCTCGCTGGTCCACCGCGATCTCAAGCCCGAGAACATCTTCGTCGAGCCGCCGCTGCGCGCACGGGTGGTGGACTTCGGGCTCGCGTTCATCGACGGCGGTGCGGAGCTCGGTCGCATGACGCGGGAGGGGCTGGTGGTCGGGACACCGGCCTATCTCGCGCCCGAGCAGGCACAGGGCCTGCACGTGGGCCCGCCGGCAGACATCTACGCCTTCGGCTGCGTGCTCTACGAGCTCGTCACCGGCGTGCCACCGTTCCGAGGCAGTCAGGTCAACGTGCTCACGCAACACCTCTACGTCGCACCCACGCGCCCACGCGAGCGCGCGCCCGAGGTCGGCATCCCCGGCGAGCTCGACGAACTCGTGGTGCAGATGATGGCCAAGCGCGAGGCCGATCGCCCCGTTGCGTCGGATGTCCTCGCCCAGCTGTCGCTGGTGCGACGGACGCTGACGGGCGAGCGCCACCGCGGGCGCGATGCGCTGCCGTTGCAGGGGCGTGCGGCGCGGATGGTCTCGGTCAAGCCGGTGCAGCAGACGCTGACCGACGGCGAGCTGCCGCTGACGATCGAGCTCCCGCGCGACGGGGTGCGGCTCGCGATCGTCGGGCGGCTGACCCACGAGGAGACGCTGTCGCTGGCGAGCAACGGCATCGAGCCCATCGCGCTCGACGACGGTGTCGATCCCCGGGCGGAGCTGATCGATGTCGTGCTCGCCATCGGGCAACCGCCCGAGCGACTCGCGCGTCTCACCGCCACCGGCGTGCCGGTGGTCGCGACAACCCTGGCCGGCGAGGTCGATCAGCTGGCGACGCTGCTGCGGCTCGGCGTGCGCGAGGTGCTCGTGCTGCCGATTCGCATCGACGATCTCGCGCGCAAGGTCCGGCGGCTGTTCGATCGCGCCGGTCGGGAGCAACGAAGCTGA